In the Pseudomonadota bacterium genome, one interval contains:
- a CDS encoding DUF5675 family protein, whose product MKYATLTRWCYGIDFWGTFGSLVIPQDDGTELRLYTVERPWRNNERGVSCIPEGLYHVSPYSRPSNGDGVYILQGRTVSHFDQPGIARFGVLIHAANRCDEVQGCIAPGVAIAPNAPLVTSSRVAMRMLRQHFGEDDWMLSIDSVGPARAVAA is encoded by the coding sequence ATGAAATACGCAACGCTGACCCGTTGGTGCTACGGCATCGACTTCTGGGGCACCTTCGGGAGCCTAGTGATCCCGCAAGACGACGGGACGGAGCTCAGGCTCTACACGGTTGAGCGACCCTGGCGAAACAACGAGCGGGGCGTGAGCTGCATTCCTGAGGGTCTGTACCACGTCTCGCCGTACAGCCGTCCGAGTAACGGGGACGGGGTGTACATCCTCCAGGGCCGCACGGTCTCCCACTTCGATCAGCCGGGAATCGCGCGATTCGGCGTGCTGATTCACGCAGCGAATCGCTGTGATGAGGTGCAAGGATGCATCGCACCTGGGGTGGCGATCGCGCCCAATGCGCCGCTGGTTACCAGCAGCCGGGTCGCCATGAGGATGCTACGGCAGCACTTCGGCGAGGATGACTGGATGCTCAGCATCGACAGTGTCGGACCCGCTCGGGCAGTGGCCGCATGA